Below is a window of Phyllopteryx taeniolatus isolate TA_2022b chromosome 16, UOR_Ptae_1.2, whole genome shotgun sequence DNA.
CAAACAGTCAAGGCTAATACGCTCCATTCAACACTTTTAGCAACAGCAACATGACTGTATGTACTTATTACCCAATACTCGTGAGTCATACGCTTTAAGGAAtggattaaggatagagattaGAAATGACTCATACACTTTGTTAAGGTTTACAGGGTCAAACTCTTTCGCATATCAGGGGCCAGTTTTACCTTTTAAAAGTGCACCTAGGGCCATACTATTTATGAGTTTATAAAAATGTGATacaacaatcaaacaaatgtgtgtTATTATAGACTGGTGGTATTTATGGGTTAATTGAggctttgtaatttttttattagaatGGCATGGTGGGCTCTCGCGGTCAAAAATATAGATAAAACCATCATTAACACATTTTATGTTGTGTTCCTGTAACTGGGAGCAGAGTCATTGTTTTATAATTGTCACTGCACATTTCACAAACAACACATAAATGTATTAAAGACACTTTTATGATAAGTAACAGACTTTCAAACATATGCGGTCGGCGAGAGCATTTGTGGCAGCCCACCATACAATTCTGTGTATGAAAAAGCCCCAAACATTTCTATGAAGGGCCGTCAGGTACATAATTCAGGATTACCTCACACACACTGTTTTTGAACATACGACTTGTCGCTTGACCAATTTTTGTGTCTTaaattgtgagcaaaaatttgagttaaAACACTAGCTATGGTGGgagcgaacttcacaacaagcagcagtttggcagctcATGAACAgttcttccccccccaaaaaacggcaagtgcttgcttcaagatgtttattgccactccaagttgaagtttGAAGTCATCAAactcaacatgaaacaaagagaattaacaTTGTGATCCCAAACCACATTAACTTTGTCTCACAAAAGTCCtcttgcttaatgctaacacacaatgcaaaacagcaGCTGTATACATTCTTTTTATTCCTGCATATTTGTATAAAGTGCAATACtgaagagtgattttttttctgattagaAAACATGCTACAAAAATTTTGTTGGTGTTGTTTGAGGCGCTGGAACATTTCCATACATTTCAGATGGAAAAGACGATTTGACAGGCGAGTGCTttaagttacgagcatggtcacagaacaaattcaacttgtaaatcaaggcaccactgtatactgaAATGTGGTCATATAATATCCTGTAATATGCGTTTTGGTTGTGTCTATGAGAGTGTTTCAATAGTGTTCATGAGAAaaataaccacaataataataataataataataaaatcagtagtgcgtgtttcagtagtgtgtgtggaagtttcagttgtgtgtatgtgagaaCATTTCAGTAGAGgatgtgagcaaaaaaaaataaaaagtcattggTGTGTGTCTGAGCGGTAGTCCGAATTATGTCCCTGATGACCCCCTACACATTTAATCCACAAATTCTCATTATATGTAATATCACAGTGAAACTTTTAAACAATTACATCATGTTAAAGAATTTGGCCCCGGTTACAGTAAATGGTGTTGCAGGAGTTCCGGGACATCTGACTGGCAGATTATTTGGGATTATTCCACATGAGCCTGCCTGTCTGGAGGCAGAggtgcccccccgccccccgtccCCTTATCTCCCTGTGTCTGCTCCACAAATGTTGTGTCATCATCGACCATGATGCCAAAACAATAACACAGTATTAACCTTATTGTAACACACTTCCACGGTACTCTTTTTTGTAAGGCAAGTCAACAAGCCTTGATTGTTAACGGATGGGACGTCAGTCTCTTATTCCCTCAATGATTAATAACAAGCCTTCTTTCTACTAAAGCCAATTTTACCTTCCAAAGGAGGCTAATCATAGGTTTTGACACTCAAACTATGCTATTCGTTCCCATTACATTATGCCAAGAAAGAGTCTAATATTTTATACTTTTGTTTAATGCCGTAAGTGTGGCACAATAATTGCAACTGCAATAAGAAATAattgttaaaggtcccatatttgggctatttagacctccgtAGATTGACTCTCTAAAATGGATTTAGTATAAAAACTTTGGTTTTGTCatcgtgtccagaaaaggctcctctgacagttacttctgtttgacccagatTTGTGTGTGCTTAGTccgtatttggctaagaccaccccctttcctctgattggttgcctccatgtagaaggcCCAACCCTCACTACTTGTGAGAGCAAATGTTTGTTATGTTGGCAGCGCTGGCTCGGAGCGGAGAGggaggcggagatcttcgctagtgatgtagataagctctcTTGggagaaaaacgtctggaactcaggaatatgtggactcaggaatgcatggatgattttaattcatatttcacatgtttactgaggcgccataaagacaatattacatcccaaatacaagaaaatgttggtttggtaaaatatgggactttTAAAGAAGACAGTTCCCAAGTGTCTTagtaacatgtctgtgacattcTTTTGTCAGGATACCCAAAGGATCAAAAGTTACTCATTACATCCCCTATATTCAGAGGTGGCGGAACCAGGGGGgcattgtcccccccccccacacccacgcacacacttttTAGCCTGCCTTTGATGCACCCCTTTGCTCCttttatcatgtattttttcagAGCCCTTATTTATTGCACTGGGTGGTGCCGATCTGAGCATATGTAGTTTTTGAGCATGGTTGCCCTCTTTGTTGGAAGTGCATATGCTTAAAGCCAAAGATCCATGTGATTTCTCCAAGTTAATCAGCAGAGACAGATCATCATGATAAAGGAAGTTATGATGGAGGAAAAGTATATTGCAAAAAGCTCTCTCTCTTGCATTGGAGATCTGAACAAGGAAGCAAATGGAGGATTTCCCAGATTGACAGTCATCCATTCACAGGTTTGTGGCAAGACGAAAGGCTTTTATCAGTGTTAAAACAATGAACCATCTTTATTTGCCTTTCTGCGGACGCACATGACTTAGTCATCTTTTTAAGATTTTAGCAATATCACGCCACCCTCAAGACTAGCTtattatcttgaaaaaaaaaaagacaattatttGCAGACACAGGATAACCTGCATTTAGTGCAGATGAATTCCTTGTATACAGAATGATTTTAGAATTATAAAAACGTATTTGAATTTCGACACAGTAACAGGCAGACAAGCAGcactaaaaacatacagtacagtatactgtatgtttggttAATCAAGTGTAACTAATCGGTGACTGGTCTAAATCCTCCAGTGTTGACGCATGCTAAGGAGCTGCGATTGAGCAGCTAAAGCCTGTTTACTGACGCACGCCACTGACGGCTTATCACGGCTCGCACAAATAAAACACTTACACTTCATCAGTGCTACTTCACTCCCACAATCATGTTTCTACATACCATTACAtcttaggtacacctgcactagATCCAATAGAAGACctatattgaacattttgtccACTCTTGTGTTTTATTACAACCTATTTTAATATCTATTATATACTCAGTAGGGTCATGGGTAAaatggagcttatcccagctggttgccagccaataacGTGGAAAatgtagacaaataaccattcacactcacacttacaGACAATTCATTCCTAATaattaaccaaacatgcattgtttttttttttttttttttagcatttggtAGGAaggcggagaacatgcaaactccatccaGGAGGGtccgagcaaaaatttgagccAACGATTAGTTGACTGTGACTCAGTCTGTGACTAACCAATATAGTTTACCGCGCCGCCCAAAATTTTGTTACAATAGGCACAATTTCAAATACAGCCCTTGTAATCAAATCAATCATCTAAATTGTTCCATCTGTGTGAGTCATTTTTGATGATGATTAACTTGTCCAAGTGTACGTAATGAAGTCAGTGTACTCATTTTTGCGTTCATTTATCtcactcaaaaatattttttaaaatgatagtCAAAACTTTACATATACAGAAAATAAGGAATGAATGAAACTCGGAaatcaaggcatcactgtacatctaatttattttattaaatcattggctaatttattataatttcatCAATTAGAAATAATGCAATTAAGAACAagaacaacacacacatttctaacttttttttttttgaaaccccACTATGAATGACCTGGTCCTTctgctcatttaaaaaagaatcaaatcaaatcaaaagtgGCCGTTGAGCACAAACGTTTGCTTcggtgtccaaactacagccTGGGGGTCATTTGCGTCCATTTTTAGCGGCCGGCGGCATATAcctaaaataacatttgtttcggtgtgggtgttgaaaaagTGGTAGGTGGGGGTTGTTACACCCGCATCCTCATGAGTGCCACGCCCCTGTCGACTATGACAactactaaaaataataattggttttatgtagatttttttagaTATGCAAAGAAATTGTTTACAACTACAACAGTAACAGAAAAAATCTCttttaataatactaataatactgTTTCagaagcaaatatttttttcctatttctgCTCTTTGTCAAGGTCtgatttgtgaacatatcacatTCATAATCAATTATGATTCTTAATTAAACActccttttcattttattacagattgtgaaatgttttggttctgaatatgGAGAACTGCTCAGGGCAGGGGCAGATCTATTTTAGAGGGAAACAGGACTGCGgaccaccccaaaatcatgaaaaacccAAAATTATTTTCCTAATCACCTTTCACAGAAAGCTGTGGTGATGCTGCAGTTTCTTAAATAACTGTAATACataattgcttgatggattggttttagccCGTATACTACATCATGACCCCACTTACTAGTTTGGAGATTATTTTCGTACATTCAtaaaccttaaaaaaacaactaaaataatcACATCTTATACAGCATGTGAATAACATCTACAAGGGTTACAATTATGTGGAAATGGATATATCGTGTACATTTAAGTGCCAAACGATTAAATCATACGTCCATGTGTTGGTCGATCTGGGCAGGTGGCACAGTCAGGGGAGCGTTGGGGAAGCGGATGGCCTCGCTGTTCCGCCTCATGTAAGCGTGGCCGCTGATGGGGTACCACATCTCCATGAAGGTCAAGGGGCCCACGGTGATGGCGCAGCGGCCCAGCACCTTGAAGCCCATCTTGTGGTAGAAGGAGACCAGGAAGTCCTCGCACATGAGCACGGCCCGCCGCACGGTGGGCAGGCAGCGCAAGTACTGCAGGTAGCGCCACATCAGGATGGGACCTTTGCCCTGCTGCCTGAAGGTGCGATGGACTGCCAGCACGTGGATGTGCACGGTGGAGCCGCGTGGCTTGTGGAGGGTGAGGGCCTCCTGTGGAATACAGCcactgggtacggaaagttttcagacccccttaaatttttcactatttgttatattgcagccataatcatttaagttatttttttcctcattaatgtacacacagcaccccatattgacaggaacaaaatgtaattgttggaatttttcctgatttattcaaaagaaaaactgaaatatcacacagccataagtattcagaccacttcttctgatcatccttaaaaatgttctacatcttcattggagtccagctgtgtttgattatactgattgtacTTCAATAGGAaagtctatataagaccttacagctcacagtgcatgtcagagcaaatgagaatcatgaggtaaaaggaactgcctgaagagttaagagacagaattgtggcaaggcacagatctggccaaggttacaaaaaaatttctgctgcacttaaggttgacgtttgggacgatcagaacccttcctagagctggccgtctggccaaactgagcaattgggggagaagagccttggtgagagagctaaagaagaacccaaagatcactgtggctgagctccagagatgcagtcgggagatgggagaaggttctagaaagtcaaccatcactgcagccctccaccactaggggctttatggcagaagcctctcctcagtgcaagatacatgaaagcctgcacggagtttgctaaaaaaaaacaaaacctgaaGGGTTCCAAGAtgctgagaaataagattctctggtctaatgagaccaaaatagaactttttggccttaattctaattggtgtgtgtggagaaaaccaggcactgctcatcacctgtccaatatactcccaacagtgaagcatggtggtggcagcatcatgctgtgggggtgtttttcagctgcagggacagggagactggttgcaataaaagaaaagatgaatgtggccaaggaCAGGGATAtactggacgaaaaccttctccagagtgctcagaacctcagactgggccgaaggttcaccttcaaaaaagaaaatgatccTTAACTCAGAGCTAAAATACCCAagtagtggcttcagaacaactgcgtgactgtttttgaatggcccagccagagccctgacttaaacccaattgagcgtctctggaaagacctgaaaatggctgctcaccaacgttcaccatccaacctgacagaactggaaaggatctgcaaggaggaatggcagatgatccccaaatccaggtgtgaaaaacttgcatcattcccaaaaagactcatggctgtattagctcaaaagggtgcttctactaaatgctgagcaaacacttatggctgtgttatttcagttttttttttaataaatctgcaaaaatttcaataattcgttttttcccctgtcaatatggggtgccgtgtgCACATAAATGTGGggagaaaaaatgaacttaaattattttagcaaatgactgcaatataaaaaagagtgaaaaatgtaagggggtctgaatactttccgtacccaatgtacattatattttcagtggctataaaaagtctacacactccttttcaaatgcatgttttttgtgatttaaaaattgagaccatttcaaagctttttttttttcaacattaatgtTACCAATAACTTGTAGAACTCCATTTAAAGAATATTGTAGagaaggaaagtaaaaataaacagcttgcaCTGTTTAAGCAGTACACTATAAGCAGTGTACACCTGCTTATAActgggaatgtggctgtgttaggAATTgacctctgattaaccccaaatgaagttcagCTCTTCGAGTAGGGTTTTTGAAGACAGGGGAAATGGCTAATTGGGTCCAATTTGGACACTTTCActgaggggtgtactcacttttgttgtcaCTATTTTGGACATTAATGGCTGAGTTGTTAGATTATTTTGAAGGGACGGTAAATGTACACTGTTATGCAAGCTGTACACTGCCTACTTTACATTGCAGCATAGTGACATTTCTTCCATGTTGTCAATGAAAAGATAAAATCATTAGGGCCTGcccgatatggattttttttcaggttgATGCTGATTCCAATATTTGGCAGACTAAAATTCTGATAATCGATTTATTAACTTAAAATATATctaatgtattaaaaaacattttttggtccCCTAaagcttacaacaataaagataagaattacaggcagaacctTTGACTGTTTTATAATACTATGTCCTTTAACATTTGTTTAATTATATAAGAGAAAAATCGGCCAaaattgattgactgatttttggccaatttttgctgatttggtttttggaatgtttgttttaatgtaattatcCTTGTCTACTGTTGTAATGtgtagaaatgtaaaaaaaataaaataaaattaagtctGGCCCTAATAatttataatacaaaataacaaataatacaaaaaaaaacataaattcatTTTGATCCTCAAAGTTCTATGCAAAATAACGTGtttgatgtttgcaaatgtattagcaattacaaaaataaataaataaattcacagcctttgctccATATAATCTTTGGCCAGTTTCACCCATTCCTCTCTGCAGCATCTCTCTCAAGAAAtcacatgtacacacaaaccTTTTCCAAGTTGTCATTATACGGTGTTGTGAgtagaattttgagggggaaaaaatgcattaattccattttggaatgaggctgtagcaaaacaaaatatgtaaaatgtgaaGCGCTGTGACTACTTTCCGGATGCATTCATACGTTCACTCATTCACTCCAAGCGGAGAATTAAACCTGCAGCCCTTCAGTCACAATCCACATTCCTGACTATTCATCCACAAATGGCTTACAGTGGTGAGGCGATCACGGTCCCACAGCGATCCGATGATGAAGGCCACCAGCCGGCCTTCCTCGAACCAACCCATGGAAAATTCTGGACACAGAGTGAGGAAGTGACGCACCTCGTCCAGGTGCAGCGGACACTCGCCTGACACCGAGATGAACGCTGGcgtcacaacacacacacacaatttttacTGGAGTACATTACAAGACTTCACACAGACGTTatctattattatttcattaagcATGTAGTATGTATGTAGATAGTCAATTTTTACTTTGTTATCATTTCTTACCATTTTACAGTaggggtaaaactataaatGGGTTATAAATAGTTTAATAATAAACCTTTTGTAAATCAGGAATACATTGTAATAAAGAACTTACAGCATTTTTCAATAGTAAGTGTTAAGTCACTAATCTATTGGGTTAAACCTTAACTATAGCCCCAGAAAATGATTGGGGCACATACATCGCCCCCAGCCTCCCCCTGCCATTTTtgattttctgcaaataaacgctctaaatgacaacatttttatttgaaatttgtCAGTTACGTTGTTATGAGTCTTTTGTGTagtgcttttcctcactaggtccatgggtgagctggagacaACCCCAAGTGACGTTTGGGTGGgtggcgggggtacaccctggactggtcaccagctaagcgccagcatttgtgaggtcacacactgatgttagaTTAGAAAAGGGGACACTATCCATATTTGGTTACTTGAAGTCAAAATAGACACCACATGCTTCACAAGCCAATCAGTAAAAACATTCCGATATATCGATATTTCAGCAAAAATTATGTTGATTTAGATAACAGTAAAAACATGATTGGAATGAGTAATAATAAATTTGTCAGGTTTAAaattactgcgattggctggcaaccagttcagggtgtaccccgcctcctgcccaatgatagctgggataggctccagcacgcccgcgaccctagtgaggagaagcggctcagaaaatggatggatgggtttaaaattagtatttttttttaaaagtagtttTACTAGTGGCCTATAGTAGATTTATAAGAGCagcatgttatttaaaaaaacaaaaacatctttcaTGTTAAGTCAccaattttcatttgattgactAGTAGAAATCACAATATGGAACATACACCTTCTGATGCAGGCAAACATGCATCCTCGTACACCCGAAATgttgaatgactttttttcaagtCAATCAACTGAAAAGGAGTTGAAAGGacaaaatggtgatgtgttaccTTCTCGCTCGATCTCAAACACGCTGATGGCATCCTGCGTGTTGAGAGGTCTGACTTCGCTGGCGGGAAGCGTGTGTCTCCTCTGGATGCCAGGCGACACCGACAACGACTGCATGGGCTTAACGGAGGGCTGAGCGACCACTGAGGACATCACACTCTTGAACACCTGTTGGCCCGCCTCCAAATGCCCTTCTGCTGCGCCGGGCCCTACGTGGACCGAGCAGACggacttttgacattttaaaggaCGGCTGTGAGTCAGCGTCTCATTTGCGTTTCAATATTTGGCGCCAGGTCGAAGTCCTCAGCTGCTTGCGGCCTTTAGTCGAAGCCCATAATTTATTTGTACGCACATGGATGCCATTTGGGTTTTGTCTGTGCAAGGGATATAATCATCCGACATATTCATTAACATCCACTCACTGGAGGCCCACGTGAGCCACTAAAAGCAGCTGTTTATGGTTTGGAACCCAATTTAAGACAAGTATGAATTTCACAAgagtacatttttacttttgtacttaattacgtttgtacatttcagtctgcacttttttttttttttttaacttttacttaagtacatgaGTTCCCTGGCGGTTTTAGAGGAGGCAGGGGGGCCAGTGCCCCATAACATGTGCCTGGAGCGTCCTGTGGGCCCCCCTCCAGTTACAACGCAGTACTGTAGTAAGATTTGTGTTACATTGCGTCAGTGTAATAGGCGCATCACATACTGACTTGTAATACTTTAGCCCCTGGTCAGGCTTTAGAAAACAATGAAAGAATGTACTgaatataatacaaaataccATGAATCAATACAATTACTACATACCATGAATAAATCAGACAATTCAGGATGCGTgtgttaccattttttttttagacgtgTCTTCTTCATAAGTACGGAGTGTGAGTGCTATTGccacattgtattttatttcactaATATTAACTCTCTCTTCGACATAATCTAAGAGAAAAATTCAACAACATTaaccaataaaaatatgacattctCGGTGGAGGTAATAATGGGCACTTACTTGTGAGGTTTGTTTAGGATCTTCAGGTGGAGCAGTTGTCCTTGTCTGTCTGCCTCCCACTCTAGCATATGCACCTCCCTCGTTATTATGGAGTGATTATTACTATGAGTCACATGATGGAGGATTACAGAAGTTGTTTCCACAACTCGACGCATTAATAAACACGTTATCTCCTCTGTGGCAGTACGCCTTGACAAACTGGAAAATGTGTAGTTTAGTGACAGCAGCCAAAAAGCAGGATTGAGTCTTTCAAATTGATGATGTTGATGGCTATTTTCACCAGGGGATTCATGTTTAATGGCACCTGGTGTTTGCAGCAAATGTACTACAAACTTAGAACTAGGCAATCATATTAGTATTTTCAGACTTTTTGTATTATAcaacagtgtttctcaacctttattgagccaaggcacatattttgcaaatcTCATGGCATACCACtgaacaaaaatgccacaaaaagtatatattgaCTGAAAAAATGATCTATCATCAAATCATCTAAATTTACTTCCAAATTTGAGTGAAAAATGGGCCTGTttcattgaacacaaagctgatatgaCGCTAACCCATGCTATTCAACCTGAATAGTAAAACTCCGCGAGTAATTGACGACCAactaaaaggtttgtaattgcctgtagatgccacaagaagTCGGCAAaggactatttttttattagacAAGGCTGTGGCCTGACAAAATGTAGCTCCTCATTGATGATCGCTCACATACGGCACACtatggttgagaatcactgatataCAAAAGCAGATAATAAAAATGGCTGATGTCGACATGTCTTTTAAGTCTTAAAAGGTATAAAAATTCTCAATAAGAAAAAATTCCTAGCAACCATCTAGCCATATTCCCACGACCTCACAAACAATATACCAAAACCAAACTACACCAGCGTTTTctctaaaatataattaattacatGTTATTAAAATACATCTTCACAAAATGATGCACCTGTGAACAGTAAACGTGGCATAAATGTATTTGAAGAGAGTGGTACAAGGCACAGAAGATGAACGCAAGATAATTGCAATATATGGGAGACAGACAGTGTTCAATCTCTACTTTCATACACAAGCAAAGCATCCTTGTAAAGGGCTGGAAAAACACTACTCATCTAAAATAACTTATGTATCTCAAATGTACGCTCTGGGGCTTGGGGATGAGATGACTGTAGACTCTACTCAATGATGCCCAACAGGACAAATAAGGCAATGTTTGTTGGGAAAAGAGAATGTTGGGCTTCCAACCGCTGGTGTCTTTAATACAACATGCTAAGATGCATGGGATATTGAAATGTGCTTATACTCAAGAAGCTGATAAGAGTTCCTTATTTGAAACTGGAGGTGAAAAGTTAAGGCTTGTTGCCATTTATTCCTGCTGGGGGGTCGGTGTCTCATTGGCGTTGTTGTCTGTGACCTTGTTTTCCAGCTCGTCATCAGACAGGAGGTCCAAGGATGATCCCTCTACCGGCAACTGACGTCTGCCTGAGCGACTGGAGGAAAAACTGATGGGGCCACCGCGCCTACAACAGCAACAGGAGCAAAGTTTCAGATATTAAAGTAACAATATTTAATTCTCACCACACACTCAGAAATATGATATGTACCTTAGTAACCCATGAATGGTTGGTAAATATTGTATCAATAGATGAAAACAGTACATATCAACAATGGACCAACTATCCAACCTACCAAAACCATACCAACCGACTTAACTTCCAACAGCAACCTACCTGTACAGTACCTACCAGTAGTACTGCACCTATCAACATACGTATAGTA
It encodes the following:
- the LOC133466295 gene encoding serotonin N-acetyltransferase-like isoform X2; this translates as MPSACLRSSEKRSSRCQASVRCTWTRCVTSSLCVQNFPWVGSRKAGWWPSSSDRCGTVIASPLGCIPQEALTLHKPRGSTVHIHVLAVHRTFRQQGKGPILMWRYLQYLRCLPTVRRAVLMCEDFLVSFYHKMGFKVLGRCAITVGPLTFMEMWYPISGHAYMRRNSEAIRFPNAPLTVPPAQIDQHMDV
- the LOC133466295 gene encoding serotonin N-acetyltransferase-like isoform X1, with product MSSVVAQPSVKPMQSLSVSPGIQRRHTLPASEVRPLNTQDAISVFEIEREAFISVSGECPLHLDEVRHFLTLCPEFSMGWFEEGRLVAFIIGSLWDRDRLTTEALTLHKPRGSTVHIHVLAVHRTFRQQGKGPILMWRYLQYLRCLPTVRRAVLMCEDFLVSFYHKMGFKVLGRCAITVGPLTFMEMWYPISGHAYMRRNSEAIRFPNAPLTVPPAQIDQHMDV